In a single window of the Luteolibacter sp. Y139 genome:
- a CDS encoding endonuclease/exonuclease/phosphatase family protein, protein MNKPKFTTVCFAVVLALPAAAAPKFVTLSANSYPAGSPITANFGGGLGNNNDWIGIFPASITTPSTGTFLDWLYTNGTQTPGGNLKSGSVTFANPTLAPGSYKVWFLASNGYTKLAGPAQFSVTPVGGPAQPAWVVTSFVQRHAVAGQAYSGKIQAYAFDPDPGDALTFSKVSGPAWLQVSTAGVLTGNPAVSDAGANTFTVRATDLLGNSSIATMSVPVFQAGQEHVDVLRVMSYNLWHGWGQVNQGATKGIRSIIEADVDIIGTQETVDNASGSNAYRVQTIADELGWYYSPTGSGDSGIASRYPITATYTAANGVAKGARVRLCSNPLREVVIFNTHLDYLHYGPYEAKRAGSTSASVLAEELASQRDEQIADIMTGLSSHLANANAAPVFLTGDFNCPSHLDWTAANASAHYGKVVQWPATVAVANAGMTDSFRQIFPTPQSQPGTTWSPLYSSPDEPHDRIDFVFHKGGPATPSSAEIFTNALQNQGYVYGDNVDAARNNTWPSDHASVVVTFQLAWP, encoded by the coding sequence ATGAACAAGCCCAAGTTCACCACTGTCTGCTTCGCGGTCGTCCTCGCCTTACCCGCGGCTGCCGCACCGAAGTTCGTAACCCTCAGCGCGAACTCCTATCCCGCCGGAAGTCCAATCACCGCCAACTTCGGCGGCGGTCTGGGAAACAACAATGACTGGATCGGGATCTTTCCCGCCAGCATCACCACGCCGTCCACCGGGACCTTTCTCGACTGGCTTTACACGAATGGAACGCAAACTCCGGGCGGGAACCTGAAGAGCGGCAGCGTGACCTTTGCCAATCCCACGCTCGCTCCCGGCAGCTACAAGGTGTGGTTCCTCGCATCGAATGGCTACACGAAGCTCGCTGGCCCTGCTCAGTTCAGCGTGACGCCTGTCGGTGGCCCGGCTCAGCCGGCGTGGGTGGTGACGAGCTTCGTGCAACGCCATGCCGTGGCCGGGCAGGCGTATTCAGGAAAGATCCAGGCCTACGCCTTCGATCCCGATCCGGGAGATGCGCTCACCTTCTCAAAGGTCTCCGGCCCGGCGTGGCTGCAGGTCTCGACAGCAGGCGTGCTCACGGGAAACCCCGCAGTATCTGATGCCGGTGCCAATACCTTCACCGTGCGCGCCACGGACCTGTTAGGCAACTCCAGCATCGCCACGATGTCGGTTCCCGTCTTCCAGGCGGGACAGGAGCACGTCGACGTGTTGCGCGTGATGTCTTACAATCTTTGGCATGGCTGGGGCCAGGTGAATCAAGGTGCCACCAAAGGCATCCGCTCCATCATCGAGGCGGACGTGGACATCATCGGCACCCAGGAGACGGTGGACAATGCCTCGGGCTCGAACGCCTACCGCGTGCAAACCATCGCCGATGAGCTCGGCTGGTACTACAGCCCCACGGGTTCCGGAGACAGCGGCATCGCGAGCCGCTATCCGATCACCGCGACCTACACCGCTGCCAATGGTGTGGCCAAGGGAGCGCGGGTTCGCCTGTGCAGCAATCCACTGCGCGAGGTGGTGATCTTCAATACCCATCTCGACTACCTGCACTACGGTCCCTACGAGGCGAAACGTGCCGGCTCGACGAGTGCCAGCGTCCTCGCCGAGGAACTGGCCTCGCAGCGTGACGAGCAGATCGCGGACATCATGACTGGCCTGTCGAGCCACCTCGCGAATGCGAATGCGGCACCCGTGTTTCTAACAGGAGACTTCAACTGCCCTTCGCATCTTGATTGGACAGCTGCCAATGCCTCGGCTCACTACGGCAAGGTCGTCCAATGGCCGGCCACGGTGGCGGTCGCCAATGCGGGGATGACCGACTCCTTCCGCCAGATCTTTCCCACCCCCCAATCCCAACCGGGAACCACCTGGTCACCGCTCTACAGCAGCCCGGACGAGCCGCATGACCGCATCGACTTCGTCTTCCACAAGGGCGGTCCTGCCACGCCAAGCTCAGCGGAGATCTTCACGAATGCCCTGCAGAACCAAGGCTACGTCTACGGCGACAATGTCGATGCTGCCCGGAACAATACCTGGCCGAGTGACCATGCCTCGGTCGTGGTGACCTTCCAGCTTGCCTGGCCATGA
- a CDS encoding discoidin domain-containing protein — translation MKKTLEPRIGGRTLPLIPSLLALAAASTVISHAAEVTFQYYRFTPTKVDGGDAATATQMSEFEFFLRGNKLDVSSVVVTGGVTFPNPGDAESAQKLVDGNVNTKWFDGNKVPVTFNFGTPVKIDAYRFATANDSRDRTPVRWLIQGSNDNVNFVLIDDRTGADNAAAKSYFTFGPLFTTTPPASSGYPTFASFQTTASIVDNTVAGQDVYQAFPLIVKNAGPETSMSWSVTNTPTGVSFNPALPAPAINFTDTRLITPIIPNAFTDYTLSATTAAGTAALTQKIRAVPGGTATTRYVRFKANELRNPLGNIAQMGEFEFFNGATKLTGLTVTNPGGDNNNNAGEAASKVIDGDYRTKYLNHNNAALIFDLGSVQTFDGYQFTTGNDATDRDPVRWSLETSSDGITWTLLDTAYDYSPPTIRRAKTGIIPLSGIPTATWAGSTTVFTNGGNVLLDDSSSVRGVVLDTPVSPNAVSIASSTGDPYMISGAPISGRGDLFKRGSGELQLNSPNTFSGAINADGGKLVVNDSGALGTRNVRTRLQLDSTELQIATDVRTERRLRIAANGATINVADGFTFTKVGPSDLLGTLTKTGPGTLRFEGYAGSTSFAATDIVVNEGTVDFAAAAGYFNSRPFTTSGSSTMKMTVNTGAQISFSIDSALGGDYVNFQTSLEQVRVIGGTLNFNNGGFNYIHTGLVGTEGRIVLQGGTLTGGGQIEPAGLTAANPVTTTFTSLASADSSFITGGGALALNPDNCSLTLDVADGAATDDLVVTKRILGNKRLTKTGAGNLVLTGANELALAPVTYTNPTGILVSAGTLTANNSTGSATGTSPVTMSAGTKLQGIGSALSNITTPGIIAPGDANTPTGTLTVGNTVLTGTLEIGSEGESADKLAVNGTLNITGAALTLSGTFNAPAYQIVSSTGGITGTFNATGVPAGYTLQYSTNSIVLVSNTATAYQVWSAGLSDPDPEADIDGDGMANVIEFVLNSNPNASSLADLPHSSTNPAGALVFTFVRKSSSAYLAPTVEYSTTLASWTTFGGAVVQPNTPSSGLDTVTATLPASLAAPGFKLFARLKVEVP, via the coding sequence ATGCTGCAACGGCAACTCAAATGTCCGAATTCGAGTTTTTCTTGAGAGGCAATAAACTCGATGTCTCCTCTGTGGTCGTGACCGGCGGCGTCACTTTCCCGAATCCGGGCGATGCCGAAAGTGCGCAGAAGTTGGTAGATGGCAACGTCAACACGAAGTGGTTCGACGGAAACAAGGTGCCGGTCACTTTCAACTTCGGCACCCCGGTGAAGATCGATGCCTATCGTTTCGCCACCGCGAATGATTCGCGTGACCGCACACCGGTGCGCTGGTTGATTCAAGGCAGCAATGACAACGTGAATTTCGTGCTGATCGACGACCGGACTGGCGCCGACAACGCCGCGGCGAAGTCCTACTTCACCTTCGGGCCGCTCTTCACTACCACGCCACCCGCCAGCAGCGGCTATCCCACATTCGCAAGCTTTCAAACCACGGCTTCGATCGTGGACAACACCGTCGCCGGGCAGGACGTCTATCAGGCCTTCCCGTTGATCGTGAAGAACGCCGGGCCGGAGACGAGCATGAGCTGGAGCGTGACCAATACGCCGACAGGCGTCTCGTTCAATCCGGCCCTTCCCGCACCCGCGATCAATTTCACCGACACCCGCCTGATCACGCCGATCATTCCGAATGCCTTCACTGACTACACGCTAAGCGCGACCACCGCAGCAGGCACGGCGGCACTGACGCAGAAGATTCGCGCCGTTCCAGGTGGCACGGCGACCACCCGCTACGTCCGCTTCAAGGCGAACGAGCTGCGCAATCCACTCGGCAATATCGCCCAGATGGGCGAATTCGAGTTCTTCAATGGCGCTACCAAGCTCACCGGTCTCACTGTTACCAATCCGGGTGGCGATAACAATAACAACGCCGGCGAAGCCGCCAGCAAGGTGATCGACGGGGACTACCGGACCAAGTACCTCAACCACAACAACGCGGCGCTCATCTTTGATCTTGGCAGTGTCCAGACCTTCGATGGCTATCAGTTCACCACCGGCAACGACGCCACCGACCGCGACCCGGTCCGCTGGTCACTCGAGACGAGTTCCGATGGTATTACGTGGACCCTTCTCGATACGGCTTACGACTACAGCCCGCCGACGATCCGGCGTGCCAAGACCGGCATCATTCCCCTGTCCGGCATCCCCACCGCGACATGGGCCGGCTCGACCACCGTTTTCACCAATGGTGGGAATGTGCTCCTCGACGATAGCTCCAGCGTTCGTGGTGTCGTTCTCGATACACCGGTGTCGCCGAATGCGGTGTCGATTGCCAGTTCCACCGGCGATCCCTACATGATCAGCGGCGCTCCAATCAGCGGTCGCGGCGATCTCTTCAAGCGCGGAAGCGGAGAACTCCAACTGAACAGCCCCAACACCTTCTCGGGTGCCATCAATGCGGACGGCGGAAAGCTGGTCGTGAATGATTCGGGAGCGCTCGGCACACGCAATGTGCGCACTCGCTTGCAACTGGATAGCACCGAACTCCAGATAGCCACCGACGTGCGAACCGAGCGCCGGCTGCGGATTGCCGCCAACGGAGCAACGATCAATGTGGCAGATGGCTTCACCTTCACCAAGGTGGGGCCGTCTGATTTGCTGGGCACCTTGACCAAGACCGGTCCAGGAACGCTCCGGTTCGAAGGCTATGCCGGCAGCACCTCCTTTGCTGCAACCGACATCGTGGTCAACGAGGGAACTGTTGATTTCGCGGCAGCAGCCGGTTACTTCAATAGTCGGCCATTCACGACCAGCGGATCTTCCACCATGAAGATGACGGTGAATACCGGGGCACAGATCAGCTTCAGCATCGATAGCGCACTCGGTGGCGACTACGTGAACTTCCAGACCTCGCTTGAACAGGTGAGGGTCATCGGCGGCACGCTCAACTTCAACAATGGCGGCTTCAACTACATCCACACCGGCCTCGTCGGTACGGAAGGCCGCATCGTGTTGCAAGGCGGCACCCTGACCGGCGGCGGCCAGATCGAGCCAGCTGGCCTCACGGCGGCGAACCCGGTGACCACCACGTTCACCTCCCTGGCCAGTGCGGACTCCTCCTTCATCACGGGCGGTGGTGCGCTGGCGCTGAACCCCGACAACTGCTCGCTGACCCTGGATGTGGCCGACGGTGCCGCAACGGACGACCTGGTCGTGACCAAGCGAATCCTCGGCAACAAGCGTCTCACCAAGACCGGTGCCGGCAACCTGGTGCTGACCGGTGCCAACGAGCTCGCCCTGGCTCCCGTCACCTACACCAATCCGACGGGCATCCTGGTATCCGCCGGAACGCTGACCGCGAACAATTCCACCGGCAGCGCCACCGGAACTTCGCCGGTGACCATGTCCGCCGGAACGAAGCTGCAAGGCATCGGCTCGGCCCTGAGCAATATCACCACTCCGGGTATCATTGCACCTGGCGATGCCAACACGCCAACCGGCACGTTGACTGTCGGCAACACGGTGCTTACCGGTACCTTGGAAATCGGATCGGAAGGCGAATCCGCCGACAAGCTGGCGGTAAATGGCACGCTCAACATCACCGGCGCAGCCTTGACCCTCAGCGGAACCTTCAATGCACCGGCCTATCAGATCGTTTCCTCAACCGGGGGAATCACCGGAACCTTCAATGCGACCGGAGTTCCCGCGGGCTACACGCTGCAGTATTCCACGAACTCGATCGTTCTGGTCTCCAATACTGCAACGGCGTATCAGGTGTGGTCCGCCGGCCTGAGCGACCCTGATCCGGAAGCTGACATTGATGGCGATGGCATGGCAAACGTGATCGAGTTCGTCCTGAACTCGAACCCGAACGCCAGCAGCCTCGCCGATCTGCCGCACAGCTCGACCAATCCGGCAGGTGCGCTCGTCTTCACTTTCGTGCGCAAGTCGTCTTCGGCTTACCTGGCACCGACGGTGGAATACAGCACCACCCTGGCCAGCTGGACCACCTTCGGTGGTGCGGTCGTCCAGCCGAACACGCCGAGCTCGGGTCTCGATACGGTGACTGCCACGCTGCCCGCGTCGCTGGCAGCTCCGGGCTTCAAGCTCTTCGCCCGCCTCAAGGTGGAAGTCCCCTGA